In one Cervus elaphus chromosome 9, mCerEla1.1, whole genome shotgun sequence genomic region, the following are encoded:
- the LOC122700307 gene encoding zinc finger protein 69-like: MIGQMSLKLRGVPSELSNQRAPLCRWVERHTAQVKTTLLSPASLGNGVSVVHASWWSRPWCVLRSDSALVVGAVGRPQGDPGSLKMDSVVFEDVTVNFTLEEWALLDFSQKKLYSDVMGETFRNLASVGTTWEDHDIEDQYRNQGGKLRSHRQRDSVKVKRIVLEEKT, translated from the exons ATGATTGGTCAG ATGTCACTCAAGCTGAGGGGCGTGCCCTCTGAACTATCCAATCAGAGGGCGCCGCTGTGCAGGTGGGTGGAGCGACACACCGCTCAGGTGAAGACCACCCTACTTTCGCCCGCCTCACTGGGGAATGGTGTGTCTGTGGTTCATGCTTCCTGGTGGAGTCGGCCCTGGTGTGTGTTGCGCTCTGACTCAGCACTGGTCGTGGGAGCCGTGGGAAGGCCTCAGGGGGACCCGGGAAGCCTAAAAATG GACTCAGTGGTCTTTGAGGATGTGACTGTGAACTTCACCCTGGAAGAGTGGGCTTTACTGGATTTTTCACAGAAGAAACTCTACAGTGATGTGATGGGGGAAACCTTCAGGAACCTGGCCTCAGTAG gaACAACATGGGAAGATCATGACATTGAAGATCAGTACAGAAACCAGGGGGGAAAACTAAG aaGTCATAGGCAGAGAGACTCTGTGAAGGTAAAGAGGATAGTCCTTGAGGAGAAAACGTAA